In a genomic window of Prochlorococcus marinus str. GP2:
- the ilvC gene encoding ketol-acid reductoisomerase, with translation MTQLFYDADADLSLLKNKTIAIIGYGSQGHAHALNLKDSGLDVIVGLYKGSKSESKAISDGLQVFSVSEACEKADWIMILLPDEFQKDVYLKEIEPNLKEGKILSFAHGFNIRFELIKPPSFVDVVMIAPKGPGHTVRWEYQNGQGVPALFAVEQDSSGSARSLAMAYAKGIGGTRAGILETNFKEETETDLFGEQAVLCGGLSELVKSGFETLVEAGYQPELAYFECLHEVKLIVDLMVKGGLSQMRDSISNTAEYGDYVSGKRLINSDTKKEMQKILKDIQDGTFAKNFVEECDKNKPLMTKLREENSKHEIEKVGKGLRSMFSWLK, from the coding sequence ATGACTCAACTCTTTTACGACGCCGATGCAGATCTAAGTCTTTTAAAAAATAAAACAATAGCAATTATTGGATATGGTTCACAAGGTCATGCACATGCCCTAAACCTTAAAGATAGTGGTCTGGATGTAATTGTCGGATTATATAAAGGAAGCAAGTCCGAAAGCAAAGCAATTAGCGATGGTCTACAAGTATTTAGTGTTTCTGAAGCTTGCGAAAAAGCAGACTGGATTATGATTCTCTTACCAGATGAGTTTCAGAAGGATGTTTACCTTAAAGAAATAGAACCAAACTTAAAAGAGGGAAAGATATTAAGTTTTGCGCATGGTTTTAATATTAGATTCGAACTTATCAAACCTCCCAGTTTTGTAGATGTTGTAATGATTGCTCCGAAAGGACCTGGACATACTGTTCGTTGGGAATATCAAAATGGTCAAGGAGTTCCTGCATTGTTCGCAGTTGAGCAAGATTCTTCTGGAAGTGCAAGATCATTGGCTATGGCTTACGCTAAAGGTATCGGAGGAACGCGAGCTGGGATACTTGAAACAAATTTCAAAGAAGAAACAGAAACTGATTTATTTGGTGAACAAGCGGTTTTATGCGGAGGACTATCAGAACTTGTTAAATCAGGATTCGAAACTCTTGTAGAGGCAGGATATCAACCAGAACTTGCATACTTCGAATGTTTACATGAAGTTAAACTAATTGTTGATCTTATGGTGAAGGGTGGCTTATCTCAAATGAGAGATTCGATTTCCAATACTGCAGAATATGGAGATTATGTAAGCGGCAAAAGACTTATCAATAGTGATACAAAAAAAGAAATGCAGAAAATTCTTAAAGATATTCAAGATGGAACTTTCGCTAAGAATTTTGTGGAAGAATGCGATAAAAATAAACCCTTAATGACAAAATTAAGAGAAGAGAACTCAAAACATGAAATTGAGAAAGTAGGAAAAGGGCTACGCTCGATGTTCAGTTGGCTGAAATAA
- a CDS encoding ATP-dependent Clp protease proteolytic subunit produces MTVSAPYYGENTVMRTPPPDLPSLLLKERIVYLGLPLFSDDDAKRQLGMDVTELIIAQLLYLEFEDPDKPIYFYINSTGTSWYTGDAVGFETEAFAICDTISYIKPPVHTICIGQAMGTAAVILSSGTKGQRAALPHASIVLHQPISGARGQATDIQIRAEEVLKNKKSMLEILSRNTGKTIEELSKDSDRMSYLNPQEALDYGVIDRILINQKDLPNKI; encoded by the coding sequence ATGACTGTATCTGCTCCTTATTACGGCGAAAACACCGTTATGAGGACCCCGCCCCCTGATCTACCCTCTCTTCTCCTAAAAGAGAGAATAGTTTATCTTGGTTTACCATTATTTTCAGATGATGATGCAAAACGACAACTAGGGATGGATGTCACTGAGCTAATCATTGCTCAACTTCTCTATCTAGAATTTGAGGACCCAGACAAACCCATCTATTTTTATATAAACTCAACAGGAACAAGTTGGTACACTGGTGATGCAGTTGGTTTCGAAACTGAAGCTTTTGCTATCTGCGACACTATAAGTTATATTAAGCCTCCAGTTCATACAATCTGTATTGGACAAGCCATGGGAACTGCAGCAGTTATCCTTTCATCAGGTACGAAAGGGCAAAGAGCTGCTCTCCCGCATGCCTCTATTGTTTTACATCAACCTATAAGCGGAGCAAGAGGTCAAGCAACCGATATACAAATAAGAGCTGAAGAAGTTTTGAAAAATAAAAAATCAATGCTCGAGATTCTATCTCGTAATACAGGTAAAACTATCGAGGAACTCTCTAAAGACTCAGACAGAATGAGTTATCTTAACCCCCAAGAGGCCTTAGATTATGGAGTTATCGATAGAATACTTATAAATCAAAAAGATTTACCAAATAAAATTTAA
- a CDS encoding PIN/TRAM domain-containing protein: MTDILVLILFILSGAASGWLGVDLLPVDILKQVSNVEGFRIVLAIIGLFIGLAAGFVFLQLRKTFLDQIRTMPTDLLISRSVGLILGLLVANLLLAPILLIPFPREVFFAKPLAAILSNIFFGVLGYKLADTHGRTLLRLFNPNNTDAYLVNEGILPAASPKILDTSVIIDGRINGLLSCGLLEGQLIVAQSVIDELQTLADSSSNEKRSKGRRGLKLLKELRDLYGRRLVINPTKYEGNGVDEKLLKITEDMTGTLITADYNLSQIAEVKELKVMNLSDLVIALRPEVQPGESLNIKIVREGKEKMQGIGYLDDGTMVVIDEAKNFVGSRLDIVITGALQTPTGRMVFGKLINNPESNKSYKSPATQG, translated from the coding sequence ATGACAGATATCTTAGTATTAATTTTATTTATATTGTCTGGGGCTGCTTCAGGATGGCTTGGGGTTGATTTATTGCCTGTAGACATCCTGAAACAGGTATCTAATGTAGAAGGATTTAGAATTGTTTTAGCCATAATAGGTCTTTTTATAGGATTAGCAGCTGGTTTTGTATTTCTTCAACTTAGAAAGACTTTTCTTGATCAAATAAGAACAATGCCTACGGATTTATTAATAAGTAGGTCAGTTGGATTAATTTTAGGATTACTTGTTGCGAATCTCTTACTTGCTCCAATATTATTAATCCCTTTCCCTAGAGAAGTTTTTTTTGCAAAACCTTTAGCAGCTATATTAAGCAACATTTTCTTTGGTGTACTTGGGTATAAGTTGGCTGATACCCACGGAAGGACACTATTGAGATTATTCAATCCTAATAATACTGATGCATATCTAGTCAATGAAGGAATACTCCCCGCTGCAAGTCCCAAAATTTTAGATACCAGTGTAATTATTGATGGCAGAATTAATGGTCTATTAAGTTGCGGCTTGTTGGAAGGGCAATTAATTGTTGCTCAAAGTGTAATTGATGAATTACAAACTTTAGCTGACTCAAGCAGTAATGAAAAAAGATCGAAAGGTCGAAGAGGTCTCAAATTATTAAAAGAATTAAGAGATTTATACGGGCGAAGACTTGTAATAAACCCAACAAAGTATGAAGGTAATGGTGTAGATGAAAAACTCTTGAAAATTACTGAAGATATGACAGGAACTTTAATTACGGCTGATTATAATCTCTCTCAGATTGCTGAAGTTAAAGAATTAAAAGTTATGAATTTGAGTGATTTGGTTATTGCTTTAAGGCCAGAAGTACAGCCAGGAGAATCACTTAATATAAAAATCGTAAGAGAAGGCAAAGAAAAAATGCAAGGTATTGGATATTTAGATGACGGAACAATGGTTGTTATTGATGAAGCAAAGAATTTTGTGGGTAGCAGATTAGATATTGTCATCACAGGAGCATTACAAACTCCAACGGGAAGAATGGTATTTGGAAAACTGATAAATAATCCTGAGTCAAACAAATCTTATAAATCACCAGCGACACAGGGCTAA
- the hemW gene encoding radical SAM family heme chaperone HemW: protein MNKFPRSAYVHIPFCHRRCFYCDFAIIPLGNKVETLQGYGSKTVKEYLRYLYKEILSIKHKAPLSTIYIGGGTPSILDPQQIKGIIDLFKENYGVDYGAEITMEVDPASFNQDDLYGFINSGINRFSLGVQSFNNEILQNSGRRHLREDAEKSCSWLKQAFDNGLIKSWSLDLIQNLPLSGFKEWQDDLNKAMTFLPPHISIYDLNIENGTVFEKLVNSGKLKVPSDEDAFRNSKSTHLILKNSGYSRYEISNYCLPRHQSRHNRVYWSGLGWWGFGQGSTSSPWGEKLTRPRVSREYKEWVIRQYELNLDSSLINKDFVYKELDEKIMLGLRLKEGIDIYEVFKEQNWENKKCESNLNKLLEEWERFFECGLLVRKGNRFFLTEPKGMELSNQILISMFKWWEDIN, encoded by the coding sequence ATGAATAAGTTTCCAAGAAGTGCTTATGTGCATATCCCTTTTTGCCATAGAAGGTGCTTTTATTGTGATTTTGCAATTATTCCACTAGGAAACAAAGTTGAAACTTTACAAGGTTATGGCAGTAAAACCGTTAAAGAATATTTGCGCTATTTATATAAAGAAATATTGTCAATTAAGCATAAAGCACCTCTTTCGACAATTTATATTGGCGGCGGTACACCATCAATCTTGGACCCCCAACAAATTAAAGGGATAATTGATCTTTTTAAAGAAAATTATGGAGTTGACTATGGTGCTGAAATCACTATGGAGGTTGATCCAGCTAGTTTTAATCAAGATGATCTTTATGGATTCATAAATTCTGGGATAAATAGATTTAGTCTTGGAGTTCAAAGTTTTAATAATGAGATACTTCAAAATTCTGGCAGGAGGCATTTGCGAGAAGATGCTGAAAAATCTTGTTCATGGTTGAAGCAAGCATTTGATAATGGGCTTATAAAAAGTTGGAGCTTAGATTTAATTCAAAATTTGCCGCTTAGTGGATTTAAAGAATGGCAAGATGACTTAAACAAAGCAATGACGTTTTTACCACCTCATATTTCCATTTACGATTTAAATATAGAAAATGGGACTGTTTTTGAAAAATTAGTTAATTCAGGAAAATTAAAAGTTCCAAGTGATGAAGATGCTTTTAGAAATAGCAAATCAACTCATTTAATTTTAAAAAATTCAGGGTACTCAAGATATGAAATCTCAAATTATTGTCTTCCTAGGCATCAATCGAGACATAATAGAGTTTATTGGAGTGGCTTAGGCTGGTGGGGTTTTGGTCAAGGTTCCACTAGTTCACCTTGGGGGGAAAAGCTTACTAGACCAAGAGTTAGTAGGGAATATAAGGAATGGGTAATTAGGCAATATGAACTAAATTTAGATTCATCCCTCATTAATAAAGATTTTGTTTATAAAGAACTTGATGAGAAAATAATGTTGGGCTTGAGACTTAAAGAGGGTATAGATATATATGAGGTATTTAAAGAACAAAACTGGGAAAACAAAAAATGTGAGAGTAATTTAAATAAATTGCTTGAAGAATGGGAAAGATTTTTTGAATGCGGACTTTTAGTGAGAAAGGGGAATAGATTTTTTTTAACTGAGCCTAAAGGGATGGAGCTAAGCAATCAAATTCTTATTTCCATGTTTAAGTGGTGGGAAGACATTAATTAA
- a CDS encoding glycogen debranching protein has translation MIHLNKGKPFPLGSSLTSQGVNFSLIATNAEYVEILLFEKEDSISPKSIFKLDQTHNKGPYWHAEIKNLDEGCIYAFRVKQKNNEINNNYEKKVLLDPCSRGITGWESYKRENALKKQENTNSCLKSVVCDRKLFNFKDYPRPKHAWEETIIYELHIKSFTESIDKNESCFKKFLKKIPYLKELGITTIELLPIFCFDPTDAPNGLENFWGYSPINWFTPHFEYLSNESAEKNREEFRRLVEECHKANIEVILDVVYNHTSEGDSQGPAISWKGIDENLYYFIGEDKNYQDVSGCGNTIAANRGLVRKLIIESLKCWASEFGVDGFRFDLGIALSRGENLSPLENPPLFEDIECEPELIDIKLISEPWDCGGLYKLSDFPSKNTFTWNGHFRDDLRRFWKGDKDTAWNMSDKIKGSPSIYKEDNIFPKSINFITSHDGFTLKDLVTFNRKHNFANREQNRDGDNHNNSWNHGTEGPTTNLLINDLRKRQQKNLILSLLISKGVPMILMGDELGRSQGGNNNSWCQNNLLGWMNWEPIQQDLELLEYFKYVIKIRKKLINIFNPSFSPNNQTNKNIPIYHWHGTKLDSPDWSSWSHTVAFSINKGNTNPLVWIGLNAYSKNIDFALPKCKYNWLKVIDTSMPEIFEPLIINEKSVSINSRSSLLIISEQVFGAKNNIS, from the coding sequence GTGATTCATCTCAACAAAGGTAAACCATTTCCTTTAGGTAGTTCTCTAACTTCACAAGGGGTTAATTTTTCCTTAATAGCCACAAATGCAGAATATGTAGAAATCTTATTGTTTGAGAAAGAGGACTCTATTTCCCCAAAAAGCATATTCAAATTAGATCAGACTCATAATAAAGGTCCTTACTGGCATGCGGAAATAAAAAATCTAGATGAAGGTTGTATTTATGCTTTTAGAGTGAAACAAAAAAATAATGAAATTAATAATAACTATGAAAAAAAAGTATTACTTGATCCATGTTCAAGAGGTATTACCGGATGGGAGAGTTATAAAAGAGAAAATGCATTAAAAAAGCAAGAAAACACTAATTCTTGTCTTAAAAGCGTTGTTTGCGATAGAAAATTATTTAATTTTAAGGATTATCCAAGACCGAAACATGCTTGGGAAGAAACAATAATTTATGAACTTCATATCAAATCCTTCACTGAATCAATTGACAAAAATGAAAGTTGTTTCAAGAAATTTTTAAAAAAAATTCCGTACCTCAAAGAACTAGGTATCACAACAATTGAATTACTTCCAATTTTTTGTTTTGATCCAACTGATGCACCAAATGGTTTAGAGAATTTTTGGGGTTATAGTCCAATCAATTGGTTTACCCCTCATTTTGAATATCTTTCGAATGAATCCGCAGAAAAGAATAGAGAAGAATTTAGAAGATTAGTCGAGGAATGTCATAAAGCAAATATTGAAGTCATCTTAGATGTTGTATACAATCACACTTCAGAGGGGGATTCTCAAGGACCTGCAATATCTTGGAAAGGTATAGATGAAAATCTTTATTACTTTATAGGAGAAGATAAAAATTATCAGGACGTCTCTGGTTGCGGTAATACTATTGCAGCAAATAGAGGATTAGTGAGAAAACTAATAATTGAATCATTAAAATGTTGGGCGAGTGAATTCGGCGTAGATGGTTTTAGATTTGATTTAGGAATTGCCCTCTCAAGAGGAGAAAATCTTTCGCCACTAGAAAATCCTCCACTTTTTGAAGATATAGAATGTGAACCAGAACTTATCGATATCAAATTAATAAGTGAACCATGGGATTGCGGTGGTTTATATAAATTAAGTGATTTCCCATCTAAGAATACTTTTACTTGGAATGGTCATTTTAGAGATGACTTGCGTAGATTTTGGAAGGGGGATAAAGATACCGCATGGAATATGAGCGATAAAATAAAAGGTAGTCCGTCGATTTATAAAGAGGATAATATTTTCCCAAAATCAATAAATTTTATAACTTCACATGATGGATTCACCCTGAAAGATTTAGTAACTTTTAACAGAAAACATAATTTTGCAAATAGGGAACAAAATAGAGATGGTGATAACCATAACAATTCTTGGAATCATGGTACAGAGGGACCAACTACTAACTTATTAATCAATGATTTAAGAAAAAGACAACAAAAAAATCTTATTCTTAGTTTACTTATCTCTAAAGGTGTTCCAATGATACTTATGGGTGATGAGTTAGGAAGGTCGCAAGGCGGTAACAATAATTCTTGGTGCCAAAATAATTTATTGGGCTGGATGAATTGGGAACCTATTCAACAAGATTTGGAATTATTAGAATATTTTAAATATGTTATTAAAATTCGGAAAAAACTAATAAATATTTTTAATCCATCATTCTCCCCTAACAATCAAACCAATAAAAATATTCCAATATATCATTGGCATGGAACAAAATTAGATAGCCCAGATTGGAGTAGTTGGTCTCACACAGTTGCCTTTAGCATTAACAAAGGCAATACTAATCCCTTGGTTTGGATAGGTTTAAATGCATATTCAAAAAATATCGATTTCGCTTTGCCGAAATGTAAATATAATTGGTTAAAAGTTATTGATACTAGCATGCCTGAGATTTTTGAGCCCTTAATTATTAATGAAAAATCTGTTTCTATAAACAGTAGAAGCTCTTTATTAATAATTTCAGAACAAGTATTTGGGGCAAAAAATAATATATCCTAA
- a CDS encoding MFS transporter, with amino-acid sequence MFSYGLGDAGTGLVATQFGFFLFKFFISAGLPVIIAGSLLMLIKIWDAINDPLIGWLSDRTQSRWGPRIPWMVAASVPLGFSLAAIWWTPSGSVLTKTIYYAIISIVVMTAYTSINLPFAALSTEISEKTAVRTRLNASRFTGSIIAGLTGLIIAGVVLGSEGSANNEYFLMGKISGCIAVAATLISCWGLAPFAKKARRPSGKVEAITLQFKRIFRNKKFIKVITLYILLWCALQLMQTVALIYVEDVLNVPTYIAKWIPIPFQISALMGLQIWTRVSNKFNRISALNYGAIMWIISCTAALFLPSLSKISGVGDSLFLNAGNIFLFILLIFIICLIGIGASTAFLIPWSLLPDAIDEDPEKPAGLYTAWMVLIQKIGIAFSVQLLGFLLYLSGYQSCFIDKDSLNIIEQCYSAQLTIRLCIGFIPSLLVIIGLLIMRKWDQKLITN; translated from the coding sequence ATGTTCTCTTATGGGCTTGGAGATGCAGGCACAGGTTTAGTCGCGACGCAATTTGGGTTTTTTCTATTCAAATTTTTTATTTCTGCTGGTTTACCAGTAATTATTGCAGGTTCATTATTAATGCTAATAAAAATATGGGATGCAATAAATGATCCTTTAATTGGATGGTTAAGTGATCGTACCCAATCAAGATGGGGGCCTAGGATCCCTTGGATGGTAGCCGCATCTGTTCCTCTTGGTTTCTCTTTAGCCGCAATATGGTGGACACCCTCTGGTTCAGTTCTAACCAAGACTATCTACTATGCCATAATATCTATAGTCGTGATGACTGCTTATACAAGTATCAATCTTCCTTTTGCAGCTCTATCTACTGAAATTTCTGAAAAAACAGCCGTAAGAACAAGGCTAAACGCATCTAGATTTACTGGCTCAATAATTGCAGGACTAACTGGTTTAATAATTGCAGGAGTTGTATTAGGTTCTGAAGGATCAGCAAATAATGAATATTTTTTAATGGGTAAAATAAGTGGATGTATTGCAGTTGCTGCAACATTAATTTCCTGTTGGGGATTGGCTCCATTCGCAAAAAAAGCAAGAAGGCCTTCAGGAAAAGTTGAAGCTATAACGCTTCAATTTAAAAGGATCTTCAGAAATAAAAAATTTATAAAAGTTATTACGCTTTATATTCTTCTCTGGTGCGCCTTACAATTAATGCAAACAGTAGCGTTAATTTATGTAGAAGATGTACTGAATGTACCAACATATATTGCGAAGTGGATTCCAATACCTTTCCAAATTAGCGCTCTAATGGGTCTTCAAATATGGACCAGAGTATCAAATAAATTTAATAGGATTTCAGCTTTAAATTATGGAGCTATTATGTGGATTATTTCATGTACGGCAGCTTTATTTTTACCTTCATTATCAAAAATTTCAGGAGTTGGGGATAGTTTATTCTTAAATGCCGGTAACATATTTCTTTTCATTCTTTTAATTTTCATAATCTGTCTTATCGGCATTGGTGCTTCAACCGCTTTTCTTATCCCTTGGTCACTACTACCTGATGCAATAGACGAAGATCCAGAGAAACCAGCAGGATTATATACTGCTTGGATGGTACTTATTCAGAAGATTGGTATCGCATTTAGTGTTCAATTATTAGGATTTTTGTTGTATTTATCTGGTTATCAATCATGCTTTATTGATAAAGATAGTTTAAATATTATTGAACAATGCTATTCCGCACAATTAACTATTAGATTATGTATTGGGTTTATACCCTCACTATTGGTAATAATTGGTCTTTTAATAATGAGAAAATGGGATCAAAAATTAATTACAAACTAA
- the cbiB gene encoding adenosylcobinamide-phosphate synthase CbiB, whose amino-acid sequence MAEISLFLIFLGSIGFDLLIGDPRFFIHPVQVIGFYIKKISDYFINNFGENKNILFWGGFIVAISTIGMSFGLGKLIELSYMQSRNHFIGGLLIFFGLSSCIATKGLISSVKEIAELIERKEINNQNKRIITEKVQRIVSRDVRESSIAHLLRSSAESLTENSVDGIFGPLFWIFIGIIFMKFSIFLPGPLSLGFSYKAISTLDSMIGYKYDYFRYLGFFSAKIEDIFTFIPSRLVLITLPFISSKVNDYRSIIKKSYLDGKKYDSPNAGLSEAIFAYISDIKLGGKSKYKNGIIEKPIINETGENCTEEKIKLICQLILRLQFLWIIIFVLIFFIISSLIE is encoded by the coding sequence TTGGCTGAAATAAGTTTATTTTTAATATTTCTTGGATCAATTGGTTTTGATTTATTGATCGGCGATCCAAGATTTTTTATCCATCCTGTTCAAGTAATAGGCTTTTACATAAAAAAAATATCTGATTACTTCATAAATAATTTTGGAGAGAATAAAAATATATTGTTTTGGGGAGGTTTCATCGTAGCTATATCGACTATTGGCATGAGTTTTGGTTTAGGAAAATTGATAGAACTCAGTTATATGCAATCAAGAAATCATTTTATTGGTGGATTATTAATTTTTTTTGGACTTTCAAGTTGTATTGCCACTAAGGGACTTATTTCAAGTGTGAAAGAGATTGCAGAGCTAATAGAACGCAAGGAAATTAATAACCAAAATAAAAGAATAATCACAGAAAAGGTACAGAGAATAGTAAGTAGGGATGTAAGGGAATCTTCAATAGCTCATCTTTTAAGATCAAGTGCCGAAAGCCTTACCGAAAATTCTGTTGATGGAATATTTGGGCCATTATTTTGGATTTTTATTGGAATTATTTTTATGAAGTTTTCAATTTTTCTACCAGGACCTTTATCACTTGGTTTTTCTTATAAAGCCATAAGTACTTTAGATTCAATGATAGGTTACAAATATGATTATTTTAGATATTTGGGTTTTTTCAGTGCAAAAATCGAAGATATTTTTACATTTATTCCTTCAAGATTAGTTTTAATCACGTTACCTTTTATTAGCTCCAAAGTTAATGATTATAGATCAATCATAAAAAAAAGTTATCTTGATGGTAAAAAATATGATTCGCCTAATGCTGGGCTTTCAGAAGCTATATTTGCCTATATTTCCGATATTAAATTGGGAGGTAAAAGTAAATATAAAAATGGAATTATTGAAAAGCCAATAATTAATGAGACTGGAGAAAATTGCACTGAAGAAAAAATCAAATTAATTTGTCAATTAATTTTGAGATTACAATTTTTATGGATAATAATTTTTGTCTTAATTTTTTTTATAATCTCGAGTTTAATTGAATAA
- a CDS encoding chlorophyll a/b-binding protein: MQENGSPIENQNDDFTNTSPTDNEYSKWVDNQGDEVKNVFGFNSSAELVNGRAAMIGFLMLILTELVFSGRPVTSSIFGIN; the protein is encoded by the coding sequence ATGCAAGAAAACGGCTCTCCAATAGAAAATCAAAATGATGATTTTACTAATACATCACCAACTGATAATGAATACTCAAAATGGGTAGACAATCAGGGAGATGAGGTAAAGAATGTTTTTGGATTTAATAGCAGTGCTGAACTTGTAAATGGTAGAGCTGCAATGATCGGATTCTTAATGCTTATATTAACCGAGTTGGTTTTTAGTGGCAGGCCTGTAACTTCCTCAATTTTTGGTATCAATTAA
- a CDS encoding HU family DNA-binding protein: protein MNKADLVNLVAARTELTKTDVSLVVDAAIETIVDSVVEGKKVSILGFGSFEPRDRSARQGLNPKTGEKIAIPAKRVPTFSAGKLFKDRVQG, encoded by the coding sequence ATGAACAAAGCTGATTTAGTAAATCTTGTTGCAGCTCGTACAGAGCTCACAAAAACTGATGTTTCTTTAGTTGTTGATGCAGCTATTGAAACTATTGTTGATTCAGTAGTGGAAGGCAAAAAAGTCTCTATACTAGGATTTGGTTCTTTTGAACCAAGAGATCGTTCTGCAAGACAGGGATTAAACCCTAAGACAGGCGAAAAAATAGCAATACCCGCTAAAAGAGTTCCAACATTCTCTGCAGGTAAACTTTTTAAGGATAGAGTTCAAGGTTAA
- a CDS encoding MlaE family ABC transporter permease yields the protein MYYPNFFKRLLSSLIIGGQAINFIFRGKISKNDLFDQLMESGPGSLLIVLITGIAAGTVFNIQVASQLTSMGVSSEIGGLLAVGMAREMAPLLTATLMTGKVATAYAAQLGTMKVTEQIEAITMLRTEPVQYLVVPRLLSMVIMSPIQCLLFLSVALWSGQIWSTIFYKVPPIVFWTSVRSGNVSLTTTDLTSMLIKSVVFGLIISIIACGYGLTTKGGPKEVGTSTTGAVVMTLVTVSLMDVLLTQILFG from the coding sequence ATGTATTACCCTAATTTTTTTAAAAGACTTCTAAGCAGCTTAATCATTGGCGGGCAAGCAATTAATTTTATTTTTAGAGGTAAAATTTCCAAAAATGATCTTTTTGACCAACTCATGGAGTCAGGTCCTGGAAGTTTATTAATTGTATTAATTACAGGGATTGCCGCAGGAACAGTTTTTAATATTCAAGTTGCATCTCAACTTACAAGTATGGGGGTTTCAAGTGAAATTGGAGGTTTATTAGCAGTAGGCATGGCAAGAGAAATGGCTCCTCTGCTAACTGCCACTTTAATGACTGGGAAAGTTGCTACTGCATATGCTGCTCAACTGGGCACCATGAAAGTTACAGAACAAATTGAGGCAATAACCATGTTAAGGACCGAACCAGTCCAGTATTTGGTAGTCCCAAGATTACTATCTATGGTAATAATGTCTCCAATACAGTGTCTTTTGTTTTTATCTGTAGCTTTATGGAGTGGACAAATTTGGAGCACAATTTTTTATAAAGTGCCTCCAATAGTTTTCTGGACATCTGTAAGATCAGGTAATGTGAGTTTAACCACTACAGACTTAACTTCAATGTTAATAAAATCTGTAGTATTTGGATTAATAATTTCTATTATTGCTTGTGGATATGGACTCACCACTAAAGGTGGTCCAAAAGAAGTTGGAACAAGTACAACAGGAGCGGTTGTAATGACTCTCGTTACTGTATCTTTAATGGATGTATTATTAACACAAATTTTATTTGGATAA
- a CDS encoding ATP-dependent Clp protease proteolytic subunit has translation MPIGTPSVPYRLPGSQYERWVDIYTRLGVERILFLGQEVNDGIANSLVAQMLYLDSDDNSKPIYLYINSPGGSVTAGLAIYDTIKYVKSDVVTICVGLAASMGAFLLAAGTKGKRVALPHSRIMIHQPLGGTSQRQASDIEIEAKEILRIKDMLNMSMADMTGQSFEKIEKDTDRDYFLSAEEAKNYGLIDRVITHPSEAS, from the coding sequence ATGCCAATAGGAACTCCAAGCGTGCCTTACAGACTTCCTGGAAGTCAATACGAAAGATGGGTTGATATTTATACAAGACTAGGCGTTGAAAGAATTCTTTTTCTTGGTCAAGAAGTGAATGATGGTATTGCTAATAGCCTTGTTGCACAAATGCTTTATCTAGATTCTGATGATAATTCCAAACCTATTTATCTATACATAAATAGCCCAGGAGGATCAGTAACTGCTGGACTGGCTATATACGACACCATCAAATACGTAAAAAGTGATGTGGTAACGATTTGTGTAGGCCTCGCAGCCTCAATGGGTGCGTTCCTATTGGCCGCAGGCACAAAAGGTAAAAGAGTCGCCTTGCCTCATAGCAGAATAATGATTCATCAACCCCTAGGAGGGACATCTCAACGCCAAGCAAGTGATATTGAAATAGAAGCTAAAGAAATTTTAAGAATTAAAGATATGTTAAATATGTCTATGGCTGATATGACAGGCCAATCATTTGAGAAAATTGAAAAGGATACTGATAGAGATTATTTTCTAAGTGCTGAAGAGGCAAAAAACTATGGCCTAATTGATAGAGTAATCACACATCCAAGCGAAGCAAGTTAG